Below is a window of Lytechinus variegatus isolate NC3 chromosome 4, Lvar_3.0, whole genome shotgun sequence DNA.
CTGACGGTATGGATCCATCAGACTTCAGGAAGGTTGGACTAGCTTTAGGATTCACTGAGGCTCATCTAAGTCGATTCAAGGAAGACAACATTGGGAACATAATGCAAGCTACCTATAAGATGCTTTATGAATGGCTGAAGACAGTACGAGATAGTGAGGCGAGGGAGACATTGTCCAACAAGTTAAAAGACATCGGTCTGGTACAGCTTGCCGACAGTGTACAGAAAGGTTATTACCACCACTTTTATTACTCCTATGCAGAGAAAGGATACTGATGCTGATTTACAATGTATGATAAAGATTATTAATGATTGTTATGCTGATGATTACAATAACGATAGGCAATTTTGAAAACGATGTAAGTAATATAAGTATAATTTTAGTATAAAAATAACttgatttataaagcgctttttgccttaGGATGAAAATCGCTTGCTATCATTACCTCggttttagctcgagctaccatcacagacatttggtgcattcaaggaattaatcatgCTGGGTACACATTCatatcacctgggtcgagtgcagcactgTGTGGCTAAATTTCTTGCATAatgaaaacacaccatggctcgGATCCGAACCACCAAACCTCAACTCAATTttattcaaccataaaaatatgtatatacaaatcacacagtgtacataattatgcaaCAAATGGTACAAAATATGGTTAAGGACATAAAAAAACCCTTATAGAGAATGACCCCCAAAACAACAgcattgaaaatatttacaaatataaaaaaaaatcttattaatCAGTtcattcatacaaaaaaaaacaaaatcttacTAATGATTGCAAGACACCAAAGTTGTTCTTCAATCTGAGTCATAAGGTGCAAATATTAAAAACGTAACTAAAAAACTTACCCAAAATcaaaaaagatatttcataaaaatgagatgaaaatataaataaggtGCAAATATAAAAACGAAACTAAAAAAACTTACCCaaaatcaaaaaaaatatttcatcaaaatgagatgaaaatataaatatggcACAAAACAAGAACTTCAAGACATTCAGTGACATTCATAAAGGAATGCATTCCTTTgtaattgatatattttattttctatttcattacaGGTAAGGCCGGAGATCACATACCATCAATGACGGAAGATGAATTCCAACGGGTCATCAAAGAGGTCAAGAAATATTCGGCCATTCACCACTGTCAAATTCAAGCCGATCCACTGAACAGCCGACTTATACTTGAATTTAAGCGGATTTTCACAAATCTGACGTTGATGGAGGAAGATAAGGGAACTGAGCATAAGACGCCGCTACTCTACGAAGACCTCCTCAAGACCAAGGTAAACGGAGTCTTTCCTCAACGCTTGTTGGTTGAAGGTGAAGGTGGTGTGGGGAAGACAACTCTCTGTGCAAAGATCGTTTGGGACTGGATTCATGGAGCAGGCTACCAAGATTTCAAACTTGTACTTCTCGTCCTCCTTCGTGAAGTAAAGGATAAGACTATTGGAGAGATTATAAAGTCCTACCTCCCAGACGACAATATGGTTACAGCCATGCAGCTAAACAAGTATGTCTTTTCCCATCAGACAGACGTCCTTCTCGTTCTGGACGGTTTTGACGAGTTTGCTGGCGATCTTGATAGCTGTTACCAAATCGCCCTTATCATCCTGAATCGGCTATTCAAGTCAGGGAAAGTACTAATCACATCAAGACGATGGAGATCAGATGAGATACGGAAGATTCAAGAGCTTAGAAAGCTTTATGCCTTCATTGCCGTGGAAGGTTTCTCTGATGAAAATCTATCTTCCTACGTCACCAAGTTCTTCCATCCAGACACAACTTCGGCTGAAGATTTGAATCGATTTATATCAAATAACGATGTGATCAGAGAGAACATGGCTCCATACCCCATATACACAGCTATGCTGTGTATCATGTGGAAAGAATTCGATGGAGAACGTCGCATAGCAATGTCGAAGTTGCAAACATTTTCTCAGCTGATCGATGAGATGGTCCAATTCTTGGTCGATCATTATCTCTCAAAGCTCGGTCTGTCCGCAATAGACAAAAAATGGCGTGTACAGCGTGCAGAAATACTTCTCCATCTATCCAACATCGGTTGTCTTGCCTTCCAGGGGCTCATGGAAAGGCGATTGGTGTTCACTGAACAAGAGTTCAAGAGGTGGCCCGGGTGTGTGACAATAGGTTGTCAAGTTGGAGTACTCACTAAACAAGCACCGATCCTTCAGAGGAGAAGCAGAATGTATCACGCACATTCCGCAGACTCATCTGTGCAGTTTCCCCATAAGCTGTTTCAGGAGTATCTATCAGGGATGTATCTTGCATCTCTTCATAACTCAAACAGAAGCGAGTACGACAGGTTGATGGAAGATATAGTCGGAAATGCACGTGAATTCCGCGAGCTTCTGTACTTCACTTCGGCCCAACAGAAGGAGGTCGGATCGGATATCATAACTCGTCTAATAGCAACAACGTCAACACGGTCAATGGGATATGGGCGTAACGATGATGACTACATTGTTGATGTAGCATATGAGAGTCAAGACCAAACAGTGGCCAGAGCTGTCGCAGATCATCTATCGACTTCATCCAGCAACACACTTGAGATCAGGGCAGATATGCAGGGCCACACGGTTTCAGGAcatatcttcatcatgaatCATCGTAAAGTGGtaaataatttcaacaaaaagtaCACACCCTCTTAATTCGAAGATATAATTTGTAAAAGCCtagatattattttttcttatttcttttttctaccCGCAATATTCAAAACAAACGAGACCAAAGAGTACTGCTCCtcaaaaacataaaacattCATAGAACATCACTCGGCCCAATTTCactgttatttattttatatctgtCATAAAAAATACACCCCTTGTAAAAGAAATCAGATGACGcaaaaagaataatgtaatttcaaatatttgataaaatttattagataactatttaaaaacaaacaaaacgtAGAAGGAGGGGGAAAAGTAATACAAAacgtgtatatacatgtattttgttttgttgttctttaagggaaatgaaacctttggaacaagtagacttctgtcaaaacag
It encodes the following:
- the LOC121414354 gene encoding uncharacterized protein LOC121414354; the encoded protein is MPVSLSVWRARIGTYMRRKQKVYDYFYYLRRYVYGLKLIEKAKKAAEHSKENDKGNRHKSSFNVFSTGEIGKTSNAKSRQPPPPNDVNLNLTQTESSSDRVVNSNEVEACSQPSSVGNNGSSGHTKIPDHIAQDGSQCADGRTLATHPTSPTKERSTPVPDPSDTKPTKPCDLDELDLRYITIHRESHANLHNSTQIREQDQGGGTSEVYLQVATHFAGHQDGGKQDKEISNPFTSEIDNKTLPVSQLDKSNNAEHTLCPREIAELCGATISSVSRSRLPSSGSDETQRNSFLSGMTNLLLLRSGDVEKNPGPNTQPGNLTEFELHLLADGMDPSDFRKVGLALGFTEAHLSRFKEDNIGNIMQATYKMLYEWLKTVRDSEARETLSNKLKDIGLVQLADSVQKGKAGDHIPSMTEDEFQRVIKEVKKYSAIHHCQIQADPLNSRLILEFKRIFTNLTLMEEDKGTEHKTPLLYEDLLKTKVNGVFPQRLLVEGEGGVGKTTLCAKIVWDWIHGAGYQDFKLVLLVLLREVKDKTIGEIIKSYLPDDNMVTAMQLNKYVFSHQTDVLLVLDGFDEFAGDLDSCYQIALIILNRLFKSGKVLITSRRWRSDEIRKIQELRKLYAFIAVEGFSDENLSSYVTKFFHPDTTSAEDLNRFISNNDVIRENMAPYPIYTAMLCIMWKEFDGERRIAMSKLQTFSQLIDEMVQFLVDHYLSKLGLSAIDKKWRVQRAEILLHLSNIGCLAFQGLMERRLVFTEQEFKRWPGCVTIGCQVGVLTKQAPILQRRSRMYHAHSADSSVQFPHKLFQEYLSGMYLASLHNSNRSEYDRLMEDIVGNAREFRELLYFTSAQQKEVGSDIITRLIATTSTRSMGYGRNDDDYIVDVAYESQDQTVARAVADHLSTSSSNTLEIRADMQGHTVSGHIFIMNHRKVENLEIEKPCGRTASEDLAEFMFSSNTLRSVTIEMPRGRADAHMHDMFYSVLALNATDTKVRLTMIFSI